TAGGtcattgtaattaattacctaactcgagaaatactgtcctaattatcaaagtgtgaatgagaaaactctagagcaacatgaaaaactcccattACAGCTTTATGTttctgaatacgtgctacataaaagtgtttttccgaacatgaaagaagccagcgaatacacgcaaagtgcctcgagaggccagtcgcgcggcagttttgcgtgtattcgcgggcttctttcacgctcaaaaACGCACTTTTATGTAGGCACTTTATGTAGGAAACGCTAGGTTTTCtacgcaattgctcttttttttacATCTTGATGaatgacagttgggacaccctctatatagATGCTTCACCATgtattgctctggttcccagcacatacgactccaggcattcacgcaatcaaccccaacgaggtagcacaccgcgaagctcgaggtcttactcgccgagctgagcaaggagtgacttccatcggtcaggggaacgcggaggaggagatcgggagagaaaaagacagattaacaagatttagcgatattacaaaattctatcaaaatcagaggcgaatattaccaccgcctcacaccaaactgaacagaactgagtctgttgcttggaggcgattacaaacagaaacctaagtgaatcccgtgcagttaaagtctttctaccccgagatatacgccagcgatatatgcaagctatgcaagtctgctagagccacccttcaacacatgttgtggggatgtaaaatatatcaagaaaaaatggcagtctccccggaaaatctacgggcgcggtggtcggccacgctactcagctcagaactcctagaccaactttgggccgtccagcgagccatggatgctgtgcgggagcaacagctcccagtgaccatctaggcggccccaggcccgggcctcccaatcgccggatttcaaataaagttatgtcactcactcaccaTGTAGCGTTGCCTGAAATCAAGGCCGCTTTCCGCAGTGTCTGATGCAAATTGAAGCATCAATCTCGCAGGCGAAAATCAGTTCTTTGATTAATATATCGCGCTTTAATAAAACAAAAGCTTCCACAGTCTACTTCCGAACTTTAAACGTGTAGGCTCGTGTTCAAGAAGCAAGTGCGGCTCGTATGAACAGGCGTTCGCCAATCGTGACATATGATTAGTGAAGATGACCAGACAGAGGAAATATTTCTTGCAAAAAGAAGCTTTATCCATTTGTACCGTGTTACCTGAGTACAAGCGCGTGGGAAAATAGTTTTTTCATGACAACTCAGGTTTTTCTTGCTGATTTCTTAAACAGGTATAAGGCTCAGTTATGTTAGCTTTAGCATCTCAGGAAAGTAATCATGGTAAGCAAGGATGCCTATGAGTAACTCTTGTTCATGTCACCTTGTCGGTATTTATACGCGCGACTACTTACTTAATGTTATTTTCTTATTGGCGATCTTTCTCTTCGCGCTAATATATACAAGATGAATTATACCGACCTCTCCTGTGTTGCGGAAACGACAATAGGAGCATTTACTATCGTCTAGAAATGAAACTCGAGTGGGTCGGCAAGAAGACAAAGCGGGATTGGGAATATCCATGTCATTAACCATGCTCCATGTCTCTATAGGAACCTAAGCAAGACAACAATGACAAGAAAATGCAAAATCCTTTCCTACGTCTCGGCCTGCGGCAGGCCTTCATAATGAGCCTTCATTGACAAACCGGCCACTTATGCCTTTTAAGCGGAGGGTGCAGATATCATCGTATGAGTTAatagtttattcattcattcatactgaGACGATCGCATCATAGTAGCTTCCGGGACTCAAAGCATATCTATACGCGCCGGCCAAGAAGAATATAACTGGACGCTGTGTGTCTATGATGTCATTCTTGAAAAATGCTGGTCACTGTGCGAAACGTCCGAACGCATGTCTAGGTTGATTTCAATGGCATCTCTGAATATACAAACCAGTAAACGGCGCTTTCCCTTCATTAATATTCATTAAGCAAAGCTGTCCAGTCTTTATGAGCGCATTCTAACTTTACCGCTCGCGCTTCATTTCTCCACGGCAGCACAGTTCTCCAGAATCATAATATTTTACTCAGTCAACGAAATATCTCGCTACAACTTTCAGATCTAAATGCCTGCGTTCACATGCTGCGATGTAAGTCTTATCAGAATTTCCTGTACAATAAATCTCGACACTTACTGTAAGCAACCAACAGGCTGAAACAACGAAATCAAGCAAACTGACCTATCAAAAGAAGCACACTAACAACCAGCAATAGTATTTCTAGTGCTGATTGCACGGAGTGCCGATTCACATATGGGTATGTACAGGCACACTTACAGATGCAGCGATGTTATTCTTAACATTAAAATTATCTGTACAATGACACTCGACACTTACTATAAGCAACCaaaaggcggaaacaaattaagTAAGCAAACTCGGCTGTCAAACGAAACACACTAACAACAAGCAATAGTACACCTAATATGTTGCATGGCATGCCACTTCACTAATGTATATGTACAGCACAgttaccgattttttttttcagtacgtcTCTCACATAGTTCCTTGTCTCTCAATACACCATTTTGGGAATGTGGAGAAGCCCAGTTGGTTTACACAATCTGGACCACAGTTCTCGCGCAGTGAAGTACTGAACCAATGGCACAAGTCTTGCTCGCGCGTCTTGTTAGTCTCGGCTTGCAGCTGCGCTGTTATACGCTTGGTACACATCATGTGCCGGCCTCTTTCAGGTGATCTTACACGAATGAGAAGTTCAAGGCCTCGTGCATCGCTTTGCAGTTGCTCGTAGCTGCGAAACCATCACTTGCCACGCACCAAATTAGGACGGTAGAAGTGAGTTCCACTGACGAAGTCGCCGCGGGGCCAGTGCTGACACCGTCAGGCTCTTGAGCAACGACATATGTCCGGCCTGGGTTTGGCCACAATGAACGACTCCCTGCGCAGCTGAATCATGCGCAGGCTGGACGTTAGAGTGTCTGTCTTCGTGACGAGGAGAGAGCGCCGGCGCATGCTCTTGGACCTGCGAGGCCGGCAGCGAAGCATATTCTGCAGGGCCTCTTTGACCTCGAACATGCGCGCCGCGTAAATGAACGGATCTATGAGGCCCTTGGAAATGATGAGCGCATTGGTGAGAATGCCGAGAGTCATGCGCGTCCTCATGGGCAGGTCGTAGATTGGGAAAGCGCAGTCGGTGCAGGTTAGGACGATGAATGCAACGGCAGGCATCCATCCGATAAGGTACGTGCCCAGGATCCAGAGCGTCGTATAGGCAGCTTTGACATTTCGGTTCAGCTGACGAGCCGATGGAAAACTGACCAGACCCGCCCGGTGGCGCCGTATGATGACAAAGATGTGAGAGTAAATGAACGTCATGACGGCCAACGGTGACGAGAAGAGCGCAAGCAGCGTCAGGCTGAAGGCGCGACCACGCACGAAGTCCACCTGGACGCAGCCGGGCGACTGAAGCCCCTGGCCGGGAACCGAGGCGAAGTATACGAGGAACACGAGCACGGGAACTGCCCACAGCACGGCGATGGCCAGCTCCGAAGACCGCCGCGTGACCATGGCGGCGTAGTGGAGGGGCCGCAGGATGCCTACGTAATGGTTCACGGCAAGCGCGAGCAGGTGGAACGCGGACGCCAGCAGGCCCGACAGGCGAAACACCTCGAGGACGAGCACTATGCAGCGCGCCTGGGAACCCAGCGAGACGCCGTACACGGGCAGGTAGCTGTTGAGGACCAAGCCGGTGGCCAGCAGCAGGGCCGAGTAGGCGTCGGCGAATGTCAGGGAGAGGCTGAAGCAGAGCGTGGGTGACACAGGCCGCCGCAACCAGCGCAACGAGAGCAGCACGCCCGCGTTAAAGACGAACGCCAGCGAGCAGCCGACCAGAAGCACGGGCACGGCGATCGCGTACACGGCGCGCTGGGCCTCGCCAAACGACCCGCGCGGGACCGAGGCGTTGCCCTCCATAGCCTGGCCACGAGTGGTCGGTCGGTCGGAGCTTCGTGAACCCGGTCGTCGGTGTGAGCGGGCGGCGGCGCTCGCGTCTTCGAAGCCGTGACGTCGGGTTCGCGCTCGCGCGCGGGCGCCCGCCGCGGGTTGAGTGCTGACCGGCGCCCCGTGTGAGCTGCGCTCTCTCGCACTCACCCGTTTGTGGAACGAAAAGCGCGGCCTCGATGCGTGTATCATTGCTTTTGAAAAGCAGCACCCTATATGGCTCAATTCAGTTAGCCGCGATTTTTTCGCCCATCATTACACTCTCACACCGTGTTACCTGCACCAGCCTCACGACCGCACCAGCCCTTGCAGTTTTACTTGCCATCATTAATACGCTCAGCTAGATATTTTACGACACACCCTCTATAAACATAAACCCAAAAAGACAAATAATCCGTACCCTTCGTccctagagtttttttttttttaatgccctgTGTGTTATTAAAATATTACGAAGCTGTGTAAGCGACCAAATCCCCCGCAATGCATTGATTATGTAGCACTCATACCACGTAAACGCAGGTATCAAGAAAATCACCAAGAAGGGAACGTGGAAGTTGTGACCTCGCATCGCCGTTTTTCTCGAAACTCTGAATTGAAGTGGATCAACACTAAGCAGCTCGCTAGGTAGGTATTGATCTTGTTCAACAAagcaatttatttattcattcgttCATTTCTTCGTTCGTTCAACCATTAACATCTGTACGATATGCTGGCATCGTTCCAACCGACGGAACAATGATAGCGGTAACATGTTGCTTTGACGATGACGGGTGATGATTTTAGCAACGATATATGTTACTTGATCTACCCGAAAGCTGAATTCACGATGCCCTTGAGTATAAGGTCGGGATGCTCGGTCAACTAGTAGGAAACCCGTATTTATTGCGTCGGTCGATAGTTACGGCAAATGGGCATAATCACGGGGCAATTACTGAGGGGCCGTCGTAATGCGGTGCAGGCATTACACTCAAAGATCACATGTCCTGAATTTCCGGAAGGAATGCAGAAATACCGCATACACTATAAGGTACTTGCTTCTGCAATGGCTGCGTCTCGCGCACGGAGCGAGTCAGAAAAACCCGCGATTAGACGTAAGCTTCTCATCTACCAACCGACGTAGAGAGTTCCCTTACTCCATGGTTTGGCGAAATAAATGGAAATACACCAAGAGATAAAAGCTCACTTATTGCGGATGCTTTAGCCTCCAGTCTGAGAACTTGTCTTTTACGAACAACAGGGAAGTGACCGTAGTTTATGTCTAGCTTTTATATTGTCCATCATCAATGCTTCATTATCAGTGCCCATTATCATTGTCCAATATCAGTGCTAATTTCAATATAGTAAGGGTTTCTCACTCAAGGAAATGTCGCACTAAAAGTGTAATTATCTTACAAAAACCTTAAGTTGCTTGTAGAACGCTGTAATGCGTTGTATAGTAATGAGTTCATTCACATTATATAGCGTTTCGCGATGACGAGGACTGGTGCTAAAAGCTGGCGAAAGCGACAGCTACCCGCGAAATTTATACTTCGTCATGAGACCTTGCCGTTATAGCTACTCTCTTTCCTTGTTCCCATTCCCACACGTAGGGTGCTAATCTCTCTGCCTTTACTTCTACTGTTTTTGCCTCTTTCTTTGTCTTTGTGGTGCCAGTCACCATACCTATTCAGGATATGCATAAGGTCCGTCAGTCCATCGAATTTTTACATCCATGCATAGTGTCCCTGCATCTATATGCTCCCTGCTTCTCCACATGGACGCTAGAGGATCTATATTTATGCTTTGCATGTCGTCGCTGTTGAGCTTCGCCAACCGGTCACAATCCGGTACGGGATTTAAATTGCACTGTACTGTAAATAAATACTGTACTGTAGTGTACTGTAGTGTAAAAAAATGCGAGACCTCTGCACTAAACATATTGCTTCATAACGCGGAAGCGCGGCTTGTTGGTCGCTGGAGTTCTCAAGTGAAATCTCCAATCGCGCCGCATTTATTTATTAAATCCACGTATCACATTCGGAACAAGATCTCTCTGGAGGTAAATTATTAGCAGAAAAAATTACTGCTTAGAGAGATCTTCTTGAAGTTCTCGCAGTAAGCCTGACTACGAACGTCGCTTAAAATAAGCATTTAGTTCCACCTATAAGGCTCGGTATCTCGTCGCTGACTCACCGCAGCTAAATGAAACAAAATTATTccgttttacttgccaaaaccacgatatgattatgaggcttgCCGTACTAGGGTACTTCGAGtggttttgaccacctggcgttctttaacgtgctcgtCAGCACACGATATGCCGGCTTCAGCACAGTGAAATGCGGCGGCAAGGGTCGCGATTCAACTCGCtgcttcgagctcagcagcgcaacgtcatagccactaacGTCGTAGCCACAAAGTCACAGCCAGGCGAGTCTCCCCGCAGCTGAAGTTTCCTTTCGACAATAGGTTATGGCGGCCAAGCTTCATGCATTTACATA
The Dermacentor silvarum isolate Dsil-2018 unplaced genomic scaffold, BIME_Dsil_1.4 Seq1004, whole genome shotgun sequence genome window above contains:
- the LOC119434337 gene encoding melanocortin receptor 5 — translated: MEGNASVPRGSFGEAQRAVYAIAVPVLLVGCSLAFVFNAGVLLSLRWLRRPVSPTLCFSLSLTFADAYSALLLATGLVLNSYLPVYGVSLGSQARCIVLVLEVFRLSGLLASAFHLLALAVNHYVGILRPLHYAAMVTRRSSELAIAVLWAVPVLVFLVYFASVPGQGLQSPGCVQVDFVRGRAFSLTLLALFSSPLAVMTFIYSHIFVIIRRHRAGLVSFPSARQLNRNVKAAYTTLWILGTYLIGWMPAVAFIVLTCTDCAFPIYDLPMRTRMTLGILTNALIISKGLIDPFIYAARMFEVKEALQNMLRCRPRRSKSMRRRSLLVTKTDTLTSSLRMIQLRRESFIVAKPRPDICRCSRA